The [Bacillus] selenitireducens MLS10 genome includes a region encoding these proteins:
- a CDS encoding DUF6773 family protein has product MTVKDQNRKITSELFYLLYFGLMLIIGYRVLLMSEPVEQHADSLILFVIASVYVIIRTVWLGSAKGDLRDRKGFLFRNSIIAFAASILFVGFSAYTERSFDLMIALVEFFVFYLIFFGLIVVFQRLLFRRSPEEGTE; this is encoded by the coding sequence ATGACAGTTAAAGACCAAAATCGAAAAATCACGTCTGAATTGTTTTACTTGCTTTATTTTGGATTGATGCTGATCATTGGTTATCGCGTACTTCTCATGAGTGAACCGGTCGAACAGCACGCTGACAGTTTGATTTTATTTGTCATAGCAAGTGTATATGTGATCATCAGAACCGTTTGGCTTGGCAGTGCAAAAGGCGATCTGCGCGACAGGAAAGGGTTTCTCTTTCGTAACTCCATTATAGCATTTGCTGCTTCGATTCTTTTTGTCGGATTCAGTGCATATACAGAAAGATCCTTTGATCTTATGATTGCATTGGTTGAATTCTTCGTGTTTTACCTGATCTTTTTTGGTCTTATCGTAGTCTTTCAACGATTGCTTTTCAGACGAAGCCCGGAGGAGGGGACAGAATGA
- a CDS encoding TraB/GumN family protein produces the protein MMNRLIFAAAFTGLLFVSACQADEESELHFEDSELEQAVADALDTDLPIDSELAGDVTELETDLQINSLEGIAQLHALDELHIDSSQIDSYEPLLSLDNLQVVSLGDLYFTDDTERNEETERVLEVLEDREVELDFRTRLSISDRDGDSKGLFYEVTHNEQQVYLFGSIHVGDDHLYPIREEVMDAFYNADSLSVELDINQIDEMALSQQMMNTGMLSEDETLSDFITDDMIEDVTQYLSQLMIPEPMITQFEPWFLTMLLNDYAQMQSDYTSEGGIDQYFINLAESDDLPIMELESAEDQISAIAGAPMDEQIDGLQGALDTMDIYEEELTQMMNLWRSGNREIFEQLRAYDSEYGSQMMNERDQQMTEVIESYLNSDSGDHYFVVVGALHLAGENSIPYLLEDKGYDVELIE, from the coding sequence ATGATGAACAGGCTGATATTTGCTGCAGCTTTTACAGGATTACTTTTTGTTTCAGCCTGCCAGGCCGATGAAGAAAGCGAACTCCATTTTGAAGACAGTGAGCTTGAACAGGCTGTAGCCGATGCGCTTGATACTGACTTGCCTATTGATTCGGAACTTGCCGGGGATGTGACAGAGCTCGAAACGGACCTTCAAATCAACTCATTGGAGGGCATTGCACAACTTCATGCTCTGGATGAGCTCCATATCGACAGCAGTCAAATTGATTCATATGAGCCCCTGTTATCTCTAGATAATCTGCAAGTCGTCAGTCTTGGAGATTTGTATTTCACGGATGATACAGAACGGAACGAAGAAACTGAGCGTGTTCTTGAAGTACTTGAAGACAGGGAAGTGGAATTGGATTTTCGGACGCGATTGTCCATTTCAGATCGTGACGGCGATTCAAAAGGACTTTTTTATGAAGTGACTCATAATGAGCAACAAGTATATCTGTTCGGTTCGATTCATGTAGGTGATGACCATCTGTACCCTATAAGGGAGGAAGTGATGGATGCTTTTTACAATGCGGATTCCCTGTCCGTGGAACTGGATATCAACCAAATCGATGAAATGGCTCTTTCACAGCAGATGATGAATACCGGGATGCTATCTGAAGATGAAACCCTCTCTGATTTTATCACTGATGATATGATTGAAGATGTGACTCAATACTTGAGCCAGCTTATGATCCCGGAACCGATGATTACTCAATTCGAACCGTGGTTTTTGACGATGCTCTTGAACGACTATGCGCAGATGCAGTCAGATTACACCAGTGAAGGGGGCATCGATCAGTATTTTATCAATTTAGCGGAATCAGATGATCTGCCAATTATGGAACTCGAGAGCGCTGAAGATCAAATCAGTGCTATTGCAGGAGCGCCCATGGATGAGCAAATTGATGGGTTGCAGGGAGCTCTTGATACAATGGATATTTATGAAGAAGAACTGACTCAGATGATGAACCTCTGGCGATCTGGAAACAGGGAGATCTTTGAACAGCTACGGGCATATGATTCCGAATACGGCTCTCAGATGATGAATGAGCGTGATCAACAAATGACCGAGGTCATTGAATCTTATTTGAACAGTGACTCGGGCGATCATTATTTTGTCGTTGTTGGTGCGCTTCATCTTGCAGGAGAAAACAGTATCCCTTATCTTCTCGAGGATAAAGGATATGATGTGGAACTCATTGAATAG
- a CDS encoding AbrB/MazE/SpoVT family DNA-binding domain-containing protein, translating to MKSTGIVRKVDELGRVVIPIELRRTLDIAVKDALEIYVDNDRIILKKYKPNMTCQVTGEVSDDNLSIAGGKIILSPMGAKEIMNELEDYLAKNQ from the coding sequence ATGAAATCCACAGGTATTGTAAGAAAAGTTGATGAACTCGGACGCGTTGTTATTCCAATTGAATTGAGAAGAACATTAGATATCGCAGTTAAAGATGCCCTTGAAATTTATGTCGACAATGACAGAATCATTTTGAAGAAGTACAAACCAAACATGACATGTCAAGTGACAGGGGAAGTGTCTGATGACAATCTGTCCATTGCAGGAGGAAAAATTATTTTAAGTCCAATGGGCGCAAAAGAAATTATGAATGAGCTTGAAGATTATCTTGCTAAAAATCAATAA